The Desulfuromonas acetoxidans DSM 684 DNA segment TTTGCAATCTTTGATAGCGTTGTTCGATGAATCCCGGTTTCTCTCGACAGCTCATCAAAGGTTAATCGCTGCCCCGTCTTAAACTGTCTCTCTGCCATCAACTCGCGCAACCTGTAT contains these protein-coding regions:
- a CDS encoding helix-turn-helix domain-containing protein; this encodes MIRYRLRELMAERQFKTGQRLTFDELSRETGIHRTTLSKIANQRSYNTTTDNVDRLCQFFQCQVGDLMEYCESVDKAD